The proteins below come from a single Argentina anserina chromosome 1, drPotAnse1.1, whole genome shotgun sequence genomic window:
- the LOC126794801 gene encoding chromatin assembly factor 1 subunit FAS2 isoform X2: protein MKGGTVQINWHDSKPVLTLDFHPNSGILATGGAEYDIKLWLINSGEKLPSVSYHNSLSYHSSAVNVLRFSPSGEQLASGADGGELIIWKLHATENSQTWKVFKSLSFHRKDVLDLEWSTDGLFLISGSVDNSCIIWDANKGSVHQILDSHFHYVQGVAWDPLAKYVASLSSDRTCRIYLKKAQTKTKGTGKTNYVCQHVISKAENPSDDSKSVKNHLFHDETLPSFFRRLAWSPDGSFLLVPAGSYKVPPATETINTAYVFSRKDLSRPALQLPCANKAIVAVRFCPLTFTLRGTNPLGFFKLPHRIVFTVATLDSLYIYDTESVSPIAILAGLHYAAITDITWSPDGHYLAFSSQDGYCTLVEFENDELGSPICLPEKKVIGDEDNSSLKNPESMLIEATTENSLAATKAINEVNKISVKKADDMVIDTAPNKSLDAVDNEISEAESNKHLEAEKEVIGDDRSKVEKPDDMVIDAAANDSIAANIKISEIERKEKKVMDDDSSTVKKPVDMVSEASANDDLVAVNAGKTESPSAVTILAVNKPAKRRIAPMAIDP, encoded by the exons ATGAAAGGCGGCACGGTCCAGATCAACTGGCACGACTCCAAGCCCGTCCTAACCCTAGACTTCCACCCCAATTCCGGCATTCTCGCCACCGGCGGCGCCGAATACGACATCAAG CTTTGGTTGATCAATTCCGGCGAGAAGCTCCCCTCAGTGTCGTATCATAATAGCCTTTCGTACCATAGTTCGGCTGTGAATGTCCTTCGATTCTCCCCTTCTG GAGAACAACTTGCCTCTGGTGCAGATG GAGGCGAGCTGATTATATGGAAGTTGCATGCAACCGAAAATAGTCAAACGTGGAAGGTCTTTAAGTCATTATC GTTTCATCGGAAAGACGTGCTGGACCTCGAGTGGTCCACTGATGGTTTATTTCTCATATCCGGTTCAGTCGATAATTCATGCATCATATGGGATGCTAACAAAG GCTCTGTCCATCAGATTTTGGACTCCCATTTCCATTATGTTCAAGGTGTGGCCTGGGACCCATTGGCCAAGTATGTTGCCTCCCTAAGTTCAGATAGAACCTGTCGCATTTATCTTAAAAAAGctcaaacaaaaaccaaagggACCGGTAAGACAAATTATGTTTGTCAACATGTTATTTCAAAGGCTGAAAACCCATCAGATGATTCTAAG TCTGTGAAAAATCATCTCTTTCACGATGAAACGCTGCCATCTTTCTTCCGGAGATTAGCATGGTCACCCGATGGGTCATTTTTACTTGTTCCAGCAG GATCGTACAAAGTACCACCTGCAACGGAAACAATAAATACTGCTTATGTATTTTCAAGAAAGGACCTTTCAAG GCCTGCTTTACAGCTCCCTTGTGCCAACAAAGCAATAGTGGCAGTTCGATTCTGCCCTTTGACTTTTACACTGCGGGGAACAAATCCAT TGGGTTTCTTCAAGCTTCCCCATCGTATAGTTTTTACCGTTGCCACTTTAGATTCTCTCTACATTTATGACACAGAGAGTGTTAGTCCAATTGCAATTTTGGCGGGTCTTCATTATGCAGCCATAACAGACATTACATG GTCACCTGATGGCCATTATCTCGCATTTTCTTCCCAAGATGGTTACTGCACTTTGGTGGAATTTGAAAATGATGAACTGGGATCACCCATCTGCTTGCCAG AGAAAAAAGTCATTGGTGATGAGGATAATAGCTCGTTGAAAAACCCAGAGAGCATGTTAATCGAAGCTACTACAGAAAACAGTCTCGCCGCTACTAAAGCCATTAATGAAGTGAACAAAATCTCAGTTAAGAAGGCAGACGATATGGTAATAGACACTGCTCCAAATAAAAGTCTAGATGCAGTTGATAATGAAATATCAGAAGCAGAAAGCAATAAACATTTAGAAGCAGAAAAGGAAGTTATAGGTGATGACAGAAGCAAAGTTGAGAAGCCAGACGATATGGTAATTGACGCTGCCGCAAATGATAGTATTGCAGCCAATATTAAAATATCAGaaatagaaagaaaagaaaagaaagtcaTGGATGATGACAGCAGCACAGTTAAGAAGCCAGTGGACATGGTAAGTGAAGCTTCCGCAAATGATGATCTTGTAGCAGTAAACGCTGGCAAAACAGAATCACCGAGTGCAGTGACGATTCTTGCTGTAAATAAGCCTGCTAAAAGGCGCATTGCACCCATGGCTATTGACCCGTGA
- the LOC126794801 gene encoding chromatin assembly factor 1 subunit FAS2 isoform X1, which produces MKGGTVQINWHDSKPVLTLDFHPNSGILATGGAEYDIKLWLINSGEKLPSVSYHNSLSYHSSAVNVLRFSPSGEQLASGADGGELIIWKLHATENSQTWKVFKSLSFHRKDVLDLEWSTDGLFLISGSVDNSCIIWDANKGSVHQILDSHFHYVQGVAWDPLAKYVASLSSDRTCRIYLKKAQTKTKGTGKTNYVCQHVISKAENPSDDSKSVKNHLFHDETLPSFFRRLAWSPDGSFLLVPAGSYKVPPATETINTAYVFSRKDLSRPALQLPCANKAIVAVRFCPLTFTLRGTNPLGFFKLPHRIVFTVATLDSLYIYDTESVSPIAILAGLHYAAITDITWSPDGHYLAFSSQDGYCTLVEFENDELGSPICLPEEKKVIGDEDNSSLKNPESMLIEATTENSLAATKAINEVNKISVKKADDMVIDTAPNKSLDAVDNEISEAESNKHLEAEKEVIGDDRSKVEKPDDMVIDAAANDSIAANIKISEIERKEKKVMDDDSSTVKKPVDMVSEASANDDLVAVNAGKTESPSAVTILAVNKPAKRRIAPMAIDP; this is translated from the exons ATGAAAGGCGGCACGGTCCAGATCAACTGGCACGACTCCAAGCCCGTCCTAACCCTAGACTTCCACCCCAATTCCGGCATTCTCGCCACCGGCGGCGCCGAATACGACATCAAG CTTTGGTTGATCAATTCCGGCGAGAAGCTCCCCTCAGTGTCGTATCATAATAGCCTTTCGTACCATAGTTCGGCTGTGAATGTCCTTCGATTCTCCCCTTCTG GAGAACAACTTGCCTCTGGTGCAGATG GAGGCGAGCTGATTATATGGAAGTTGCATGCAACCGAAAATAGTCAAACGTGGAAGGTCTTTAAGTCATTATC GTTTCATCGGAAAGACGTGCTGGACCTCGAGTGGTCCACTGATGGTTTATTTCTCATATCCGGTTCAGTCGATAATTCATGCATCATATGGGATGCTAACAAAG GCTCTGTCCATCAGATTTTGGACTCCCATTTCCATTATGTTCAAGGTGTGGCCTGGGACCCATTGGCCAAGTATGTTGCCTCCCTAAGTTCAGATAGAACCTGTCGCATTTATCTTAAAAAAGctcaaacaaaaaccaaagggACCGGTAAGACAAATTATGTTTGTCAACATGTTATTTCAAAGGCTGAAAACCCATCAGATGATTCTAAG TCTGTGAAAAATCATCTCTTTCACGATGAAACGCTGCCATCTTTCTTCCGGAGATTAGCATGGTCACCCGATGGGTCATTTTTACTTGTTCCAGCAG GATCGTACAAAGTACCACCTGCAACGGAAACAATAAATACTGCTTATGTATTTTCAAGAAAGGACCTTTCAAG GCCTGCTTTACAGCTCCCTTGTGCCAACAAAGCAATAGTGGCAGTTCGATTCTGCCCTTTGACTTTTACACTGCGGGGAACAAATCCAT TGGGTTTCTTCAAGCTTCCCCATCGTATAGTTTTTACCGTTGCCACTTTAGATTCTCTCTACATTTATGACACAGAGAGTGTTAGTCCAATTGCAATTTTGGCGGGTCTTCATTATGCAGCCATAACAGACATTACATG GTCACCTGATGGCCATTATCTCGCATTTTCTTCCCAAGATGGTTACTGCACTTTGGTGGAATTTGAAAATGATGAACTGGGATCACCCATCTGCTTGCCAG AAGAGAAAAAAGTCATTGGTGATGAGGATAATAGCTCGTTGAAAAACCCAGAGAGCATGTTAATCGAAGCTACTACAGAAAACAGTCTCGCCGCTACTAAAGCCATTAATGAAGTGAACAAAATCTCAGTTAAGAAGGCAGACGATATGGTAATAGACACTGCTCCAAATAAAAGTCTAGATGCAGTTGATAATGAAATATCAGAAGCAGAAAGCAATAAACATTTAGAAGCAGAAAAGGAAGTTATAGGTGATGACAGAAGCAAAGTTGAGAAGCCAGACGATATGGTAATTGACGCTGCCGCAAATGATAGTATTGCAGCCAATATTAAAATATCAGaaatagaaagaaaagaaaagaaagtcaTGGATGATGACAGCAGCACAGTTAAGAAGCCAGTGGACATGGTAAGTGAAGCTTCCGCAAATGATGATCTTGTAGCAGTAAACGCTGGCAAAACAGAATCACCGAGTGCAGTGACGATTCTTGCTGTAAATAAGCCTGCTAAAAGGCGCATTGCACCCATGGCTATTGACCCGTGA
- the LOC126794867 gene encoding cell wall / vacuolar inhibitor of fructosidase 2, giving the protein MGSSSTTSATFSLVILLVLLLQHDRFASADSSLIQKTCKATKYYALCMSSLKSDPTSLTADGKGLAAIIIEIATANATATSSYLSSQVLSSANDANAKKVLKECDDKYGYAGEALQGSLQDLAAESYDYAYMHINAAADYPNACHNAFRSFPALVYPPELARREDALKRICAVVLGIIDSFGWD; this is encoded by the coding sequence ATGGGTTCTAGTTCTACTACTTCTGCTACATTCTCCTTAGTTATTCTTCTGGTGCTTCTTCTGCAGCATGATCGTTTTGCGAGTGCAGACTCTAGCTTGATCCAGAAGACCTGCAAAGCCACCAAGTACTATGCCCTTTGCATGTCATCCCTCAAGTCCGATCCCACCAGCCTAACCGCCGACGGCAAGGGCTTGGCAGCTATTATCATCGAAATTGCCACCGCAAATGCCACCGCAACCTCTTCTTATTTGTCCTCCCAAGTGCTCAGCTCGGCCAACGACGCCAACGCAAAAAAGGTGCTGAAGGAGTGTGATGACAAGTATGGCTACGCCGGCGAAGCCCTGCAGGGTTCACTGCAGGACCTGGCTGCGGAGTCTTATGACTACGCTTACATGCACATAAATGCAGCTGCCGACTACCCTAATGCTTGCCACAATGCGTTTAGGAGTTTCCCGGCGTTGGTTTATCCACCGGAGCTGGCAAGAAGAGAGGATGCTTTGAAGCGGATTTGTGCAGTTGTTTTGGGAATTATCGATAGTTTTGGCTGGGATTAG
- the LOC126794772 gene encoding uncharacterized protein LOC126794772: MEFESRLILNNSSNIGHEISTSNCKTGSTPAAESSFYKFNDHPIYSSGATFDESFRNLEQEVPKSGSAELRLSWLRSQVIGASVEFDAPSGKRRLTYADHTASGRSLNYIESFITNNVLPFYGNTHTGDSYVGRRTTKMVHEAGKYVKKCLGGGEDDALIFCGQGTTSAIKRLQEVMGITVPSILRERVISTLSTQDRWVVFIGPYEHHSNILSWRQSLAEVVEIGLNDEGLLDMEALIQKLESFKQANRPILGSFSACSNVTGVSSDTRAIARVLHRYGGFVCFDYAASGPYVEIDMKSGEIDGYDGVYLSPHKFIGGPGTPGILLMNKALYQLRSSPPSTCGGGTVDYVNGFSEKDTLYVEDIEERENGGTPQIIQTIRAALAFWVKDYIGYEVIEKYEQMFIRRALQRLLLNRNIRILGNTSVERQAILSFLIYTRGNSPVSDASSGYNMWGDTENEELGNTRDKPLHGSFVTALLNDLFGIQARGGCACAGPYGHALLGIDETTSHAYRSAIQEGYVGLKPGWTRVSFPYYMSNDEFEFILAALEFVAAYGQRFLSLYNFNFKRGSSWTVKKKALQTLASVGKTNNGHAKLNRGIIDSEKQEGLLISKFASYLETATNIASLLPKFPPKRKLEEDVHINCLQFRI, from the exons ATGGAGTTCGAATCGAGATTGATCCTTAACAATAGTTCTAATATTGGTCATGAAATAAGCACAAGCAACTGCAAAACAGGTTCTACTCCAGCTGCTGAATCATCCTTTTACAAGTTTAATGATCATCCTATCTATAGCAGCGGTGCTACTTTCGATGAATCATTCAGGAATCTTGAGCAGGAGGTTCCCAAGAGCGGCTCCGCCGAGCTAAGACTATCTTGGCTTCGCTCTCAAGTCATCGGTGCTTCTGTAGAATTCGATGCTCCCTCTGGAAAACGAAGACTCACTTACGCCGATCACACTGCTTCCGGCCGCTCTCTTAATTATATCGAAAGCTTTATCACCAACAATGTTCTTCCCTTTTATG GAAATACTCACACCGGGGATAGCTACGTCGGTCGTCGGACTACAAAAATGGTGCATGAAGCAGGCAAATACGTCAAGAAATGCTTAGGGGGCGGAGAAGATGATGCACTCATATTTTGTGGCCAAGGCACCACTTCAGCAATCAAAAGACTTCAAGAAGTGATGGGGATTACCGTACCATCAATTTTAAGGGAGAGGGTCATAAGCACTCTCTCTACCCAGGATAGATGGGTGGTGTTTATTGGTCCCTATGAGCACCACTCGAATATCCTCTCGTGGCGGCAGAGCCTGGCTGAAGTAGTTGAGATTGGTCTAAATGATGAAGGCTTACTGGACATGGAGGCTCTTATACAGAAACTTGAGTCATTCAAACAAGCCAACCGCCCTATTCTGGGTTCCTTCTCAGCTTGTAGTAATGTCACCGGAGTTTCATCGGACACAAGAGCAATCGCTCGAGTTCTTCATCGATATGGAGGATTTGTTTGCTTTGATTATGCAGCAAG TGGACCATATGTGGAAATTGATATGAAGTCAGGGGAGATAGACGGGTACGACGGTGTTTATCTTAGTCCACACAAGTTTATCGGGGGACCTGGTACACCAGGCATACTCTTAATGAACAAGGCTCTATATCAGCTTAGATCTTCTCCACCATCCACTTGTGGAGGTGGAACTGTTGATTATGTCAACGGCTTTAGTGAAAAG GACACATTATATGTGGAGGACATTGAAGAAAGGGAAAATGGGGGAACACCTCAAATAATACAAACAATTCGAGCAGCATTGGCGTTCTGGGTGAAGGACTACATTGGTTATGAGGTGATAGAGAAATACGAGCAGATGTTTATTAGAAGGGCACTACAAAGGCTCCTCCTAAACAGAAACATAAGGATCTTGGGTAATACAAGCGTCGAGAGGCAAGCCATTTTGTCTTTCCTTATCTACACCAGAGGTAATAGTCCTGTTTCAGATGCAAGCAGTGGGTACAACATGTGGGGAGACACTGAGAATGAGGAACTGGGGAACACAAGAGATAAGCCCCTCCATGGCTCCTTCGTTACAGCCTTACTCAATGACCTATTTGGCATCCAGGCTAGAGGCGGCTGCGCCTGCGCCGGGCCGTATGGCCACGctcttctcggaatcgatgaGACTACCTCGCATGCCTATAGATCTGCCATCCAGGAGGGCTATGTGGGATTGAAACCAGGATGGACTCGAGTCAGTTTTCCCTACTACATGTCAAATgatgaattcgaattcatcctaGCTGCCTTGGAATTTGTAGCGGCCTATGGACAgagatttctttctttgtataacttcaatttcaaaagagGAAGCAGCTGGACTGTCAAGAAGAAGGCACTGCAAACCCTAGCTTCTGTTGGGAAGACGAACAACGGCCATGCCAAGCTTAATCGTGGGATCATTGATTCAGAGAAGCAAGAAGGGCTGCTGATCAGTAAATTTGCCTCCTATCTCGAAACGGCGACGAACATTGCAAGTCTCTTGCCCAAGTTTCCTCCTAAGCGTAAGCTTGAAGAAGACGTACACATCAACTGCTTGCAATTCAGGATCTAA